A stretch of Panthera tigris isolate Pti1 chromosome E2, P.tigris_Pti1_mat1.1, whole genome shotgun sequence DNA encodes these proteins:
- the LOC122234313 gene encoding vomeronasal type-1 receptor 4-like gives MIVVHNIKENMYDRLASGHLTVGIIFLSQTTVGIVGNFVLLYHYVSVYHTERRLRFTRLILMHLTIANSLVILSEGVPQTLAALGLKSFFTTFACKLFLYVQRVGRGLSISSTCLLSVFQTITISPMNSYWKDLKVKAPNYVGFSIFLCWNHYAFINLVFPLYVLYMPSQWSTKNITQEGDLGYCFTIHQEAVTVLLYAVLIVVPEVLFSVLMIWASGSMVFLLHRHKQRVQHIHSTNVSPRSSAESRATQSILVLVSTFVSFHSLSSIFHVSVAYIDNPSLWLVNTAVVISVCFPTVCPFFIMSRDYTLPRRCFSWIQNTKSCSVPGDI, from the coding sequence ATGATTGTTGTTCATAACATAAAGGAAAACATGTATGATAGATTAGCTTCAGGGCATTTGACAGTAGGAATAATCTTCTTGTCACAGACGACAGTTGGAATTGTGGGCAATTTCGTTCTTCTTTATCATTACGTGTCCGTTTACCACACTGAACGCAGGCTGAGGTTCACCCGTTTGATCCTCATGCACTTGACTATAGCCAACTCCTTGGTCATTCTCTCTGAAGGAGTCCCCCAGACATTGGCAGCTTTGGGATTGAAATCTTTTTTCACTACATTTGCATGCAAACTTTTTTTGTACGTTCAGAGAGTGGGCAGGGGGTTGTCCATTAGCAGCACCTGCCTCTTGAGTGTCTTCCAGACCATCACGATCAGCCCGATGAACTCCTATTGGAAGGATCTTAAAGTCAAAGCCCCAAACTATGTTGGCTTCTCCATTTTCCTCTGCTGGAATCATTATGCATTTATAAATTTAGTGTTTCCTCTGTATGTGTTATATATGCCTAGCCAATGGAGCACCAAAAACATCACACAGGAAGGAGATTTGGGGTACTGTTTTACTATCCATCAGGAGGCAGTGACAGTCCTACTCTATGCAGTGTTGATAGTGGTCCCtgaggttttattttctgttctcatGATCTGGGCCAGTGGCTCCATGGTCTTCCTCCTGCACAGGCACAAGCAGCGGGTCCAGCACATTCACAGCACTAATGTCTCCCCCAGATCCTCTGCTGAGTCCAGAGCCACTCAGAGCATCCTTGtcctggtgagcacctttgtgtCTTTCCACTCCCTCTCCTCCATCTTTCATGTTAGTGTTGCTTATATTGATAATCCCAGTTTGTGGCTGGTGAACACCGCTGTGGTGATCTCTGTGTGTTTTCCAACTGTCTGCCCCTTTTTCATTATGAGCCGAGACTATACTCTCCCCAGACGCTGCTTTTCCTGgatacaaaacacaaaatcctGTAGTGTTCCTGGGGATATATAA